One genomic region from Bradyrhizobium icense encodes:
- the aroC gene encoding chorismate synthase, translating into MSHNTFGHLFRVTTFGESHGVAIGCVVDGCPPLIPLTSEDIQHDLDRRRPGQSRFTTQRQEPDAVKILSGVMAHPETGMQVTTGTPIALLIENTDQRSKDYSEIKDKFRPGHADFTYEAKYGLRDYRGGGRSSARETATRVAAGAIARKILAEVKVRGALVQMGPHKIDRDKWDWDEIARNPFFCPDKDKAAFFEQYLDGIRKSGSSIGAVIEVVAEGVPPGWGAPIYAKLDADLAAAMMSINAVKGVEIGAGFGAAELSGEQNADEMRTGNNGTRFLSNHAGGVLGGISTGQPVVVRFAVKPTSSILSPRKTVDRAGADTDIMTKGRHDPCVGIRAVPVGEAMMACVLADHFLRHRGQVG; encoded by the coding sequence ATGTCCCACAACACCTTCGGCCATCTCTTCCGCGTCACGACCTTCGGCGAAAGCCATGGGGTCGCGATCGGCTGCGTGGTCGACGGCTGCCCGCCGCTGATCCCGCTGACATCAGAGGACATCCAGCACGATCTCGACCGCCGCCGTCCGGGACAGTCGCGCTTCACCACCCAGCGCCAGGAGCCGGATGCGGTCAAGATCCTGTCCGGCGTGATGGCGCATCCGGAAACCGGCATGCAGGTGACGACGGGAACGCCGATCGCGCTCCTGATCGAGAACACCGACCAGCGCTCCAAGGACTATTCGGAGATCAAAGACAAGTTTCGCCCGGGGCACGCCGACTTCACCTATGAAGCCAAATACGGCCTGCGCGATTATCGCGGCGGCGGCCGTTCATCGGCGCGCGAGACCGCAACGCGCGTCGCGGCCGGCGCCATCGCGCGAAAAATCCTGGCCGAAGTCAAGGTGCGCGGCGCGCTGGTGCAGATGGGCCCGCACAAGATCGACCGCGACAAGTGGGACTGGGACGAGATCGCGCGCAATCCGTTCTTTTGTCCGGACAAGGACAAGGCCGCCTTCTTCGAGCAGTATCTGGACGGCATCCGCAAGAGCGGCTCCTCGATCGGCGCGGTTATCGAGGTGGTCGCCGAAGGCGTGCCGCCGGGATGGGGTGCGCCGATCTACGCCAAGCTGGATGCCGATCTCGCGGCGGCCATGATGAGCATCAATGCGGTAAAGGGCGTCGAGATCGGCGCCGGCTTCGGCGCCGCGGAACTGTCCGGCGAGCAAAACGCCGACGAGATGCGGACCGGCAATAATGGCACGCGCTTTCTGTCCAACCATGCCGGCGGCGTACTCGGCGGCATCTCGACCGGCCAGCCGGTGGTGGTGCGCTTTGCGGTGAAGCCGACGTCCTCGATCCTGTCGCCACGCAAGACGGTGGATCGCGCCGGCGCCGATACCGACATCATGACCAAGGGCCGCCACGACCCCTGCGTGGGTATCCGCGCGGTGCCGGTCGGCGAGGCCATGATGGCCTGCGTGCTGGCCGATCATTTCCTGCGCCACCGCGGACAGGTCGGCTGA
- a CDS encoding GNAT family N-acetyltransferase, whose product MAEVEGVSERAERGLSAPVPLTVEHDLSGFDCGEAALNDWLRHRALKNESRFSRTYVVCEGNRVVAYFCISAGAVERAAAPGKVRRNAPDTIPVSVIGRLAVSRDHAGKGLGADLLSDALRRIAVASQSIGIGAVLVHAKDETAKRFYTRCAEFIEYPEDSRTLFLPIETVVAAFS is encoded by the coding sequence ATGGCGGAAGTAGAGGGCGTATCGGAGCGCGCCGAACGCGGATTGTCGGCCCCCGTTCCCTTGACTGTCGAGCATGACCTTTCGGGCTTCGACTGCGGCGAAGCTGCATTGAACGACTGGCTGAGGCACCGTGCCTTGAAGAACGAAAGCCGTTTTTCCCGGACCTATGTCGTGTGCGAGGGCAACCGGGTGGTCGCTTATTTCTGCATCTCGGCCGGGGCGGTGGAGCGCGCGGCGGCGCCGGGCAAGGTGCGGCGCAATGCGCCCGATACGATTCCGGTATCGGTCATCGGGAGATTGGCGGTCAGCCGCGATCACGCAGGTAAGGGGCTCGGTGCGGACCTCCTATCGGACGCGCTTCGCCGTATCGCGGTCGCATCACAGAGCATCGGCATTGGGGCGGTGCTGGTGCATGCGAAGGATGAGACAGCGAAGCGCTTCTACACCCGATGCGCCGAGTTCATCGAGTATCCAGAGGACAGCCGCACGCTGTTTCTCCCCATCGAAACCGTAGTTGCGGCCTTCAGCTAG
- a CDS encoding DUF1778 domain-containing protein translates to MAKDRSSFSEGPENATVAVAERSPIVDTKGSINLRIEANTRQLIDDAAAILGKTRTEFMIETARRQAIDVVLDQRLFVLNSERYDVFVHALDNPPAPGPKLRSLLRRVPVWRK, encoded by the coding sequence ATGGCAAAGGACCGCTCCTCATTCTCGGAAGGCCCGGAAAATGCGACCGTTGCTGTAGCGGAGCGCTCGCCCATTGTGGATACGAAGGGCAGCATTAATCTGCGCATCGAGGCCAATACAAGACAACTTATCGACGACGCAGCAGCGATCCTTGGCAAGACGCGTACGGAGTTCATGATCGAGACTGCCCGTCGGCAAGCGATTGACGTGGTGCTCGACCAGCGCCTGTTCGTGCTCAATTCCGAACGTTACGACGTCTTCGTGCACGCGCTCGATAATCCCCCTGCGCCGGGACCGAAGCTGCGGTCGCTGTTGCGCAGGGTGCCGGTATGGCGGAAGTAG
- a CDS encoding histidine phosphatase family protein — protein MPAPVIYYIRHGETSWNAEGRLQGAQDIPLNDLGRKQAAHAGNILAELLAHDGRDTSALPFVASPLSRARATMELVRGAMKLPPESYSLDDRLREIGYGVWEGSTLAEMQAADPVLYAKRLTAKWTMAPEGGETYAEVQDRMRDWYDSLRADTVAVAHGGTARALMVALGIETPQSAADLVIEQGAVYVFRDGDLRKYS, from the coding sequence ATGCCAGCGCCCGTGATCTACTATATCCGCCATGGCGAGACGTCGTGGAACGCGGAAGGCAGGCTGCAGGGCGCGCAGGACATTCCACTGAACGACCTTGGCCGCAAGCAGGCGGCCCACGCCGGCAACATCCTCGCCGAGCTTCTCGCGCACGATGGCCGCGACACGTCCGCGCTGCCGTTCGTTGCAAGCCCGCTTTCCCGCGCGCGGGCGACGATGGAGTTGGTGCGCGGCGCCATGAAACTGCCGCCGGAGAGTTATTCGCTCGACGATCGCCTGCGTGAGATCGGCTACGGCGTCTGGGAGGGCTCGACGCTGGCCGAGATGCAGGCCGCCGACCCTGTGCTCTATGCCAAGCGGTTGACGGCGAAGTGGACGATGGCGCCGGAAGGCGGCGAGACCTATGCGGAGGTGCAGGACCGGATGCGCGACTGGTACGATTCCTTGCGTGCAGACACGGTCGCGGTGGCCCATGGAGGCACCGCACGGGCGCTGATGGTGGCGCTCGGTATCGAGACGCCGCAGAGCGCCGCCGACCTCGTGATCGAGCAGGGCGCGGTCTATGTGTTCCGCGACGGGGATCTGCGGAAATATAGCTAA
- the fabI gene encoding enoyl-ACP reductase FabI — protein MSQKSGLMQGKRGVILGVANNRSIAWGIAKACRDAGAEIALTWQGDALKKRVEPLAKELNGLLLGHCDVTDAATIDAVFDVLGEKWGKIDFVVHAIAFSDKDQLDGRYLETTQDNFTKSMLISCYSLTAIAQRAEKLMTDGGSILTLTYYGAQKWMPHYNVMGVAKAALEASVRYLAADLGEKNIRVNAISAGPIKTLAASGIGDFRYILRWNEHNAPLRRNVSIEEVGDSALYLLSDLSRGVTGEVHHVDSGYHVVGMKRPEAPDISLAQD, from the coding sequence ATGTCGCAAAAGTCAGGTCTGATGCAGGGCAAGCGCGGGGTGATCCTCGGCGTTGCCAACAACCGCTCGATTGCCTGGGGCATCGCCAAGGCATGCCGCGACGCCGGCGCGGAAATCGCGCTCACCTGGCAGGGCGATGCGTTGAAGAAACGCGTCGAACCGCTGGCCAAGGAGCTGAACGGCCTCCTGCTGGGCCATTGCGACGTCACCGATGCCGCGACGATAGATGCGGTGTTCGATGTGCTCGGCGAAAAGTGGGGCAAGATCGATTTCGTGGTCCATGCGATTGCCTTCTCCGACAAGGACCAGCTCGATGGCCGCTATCTGGAGACGACGCAGGACAATTTCACCAAGAGCATGCTGATCTCCTGCTACTCACTGACCGCGATCGCGCAGCGGGCCGAGAAGCTCATGACCGATGGCGGCTCGATCCTGACGCTGACCTATTACGGCGCCCAGAAATGGATGCCGCATTACAACGTCATGGGCGTCGCCAAAGCCGCGCTCGAAGCCAGCGTGCGCTATCTCGCCGCTGACCTTGGCGAGAAGAACATCCGCGTCAACGCGATCTCGGCCGGGCCGATCAAGACGCTGGCCGCCTCCGGTATCGGCGACTTTCGCTACATTTTGAGGTGGAACGAGCACAACGCGCCGCTGCGTCGCAACGTGAGCATCGAAGAAGTCGGCGACAGCGCGCTGTATCTGTTGTCGGACCTGTCGCGCGGCGTCACCGGCGAGGTCCATCACGTCGATTCCGGCTATCACGTCGTCGGCATGAAGCGCCCTGAGGCGCCGGATATCAGCCTCGCCCAGGACTGA
- a CDS encoding RNA polymerase sigma factor has product MSAFRQSVEAMIPALRRYARALARDADIADDLVQDTLVRALRSERLFLGGDVRSWLYTILTNLNKNRRRSLARRPQFMPLLDNNPDASGTEAEGRDIARALATLVEEQRSVLLLVMLEGLSYREVADIQGVPIGTVMSRLARARAHVKASLEGERAALRRVK; this is encoded by the coding sequence ATGAGCGCGTTTCGTCAAAGTGTCGAGGCCATGATTCCGGCGCTCCGCCGCTATGCACGCGCGCTCGCGCGCGATGCCGACATCGCCGACGATCTGGTGCAGGACACGCTGGTGCGCGCATTGCGTTCCGAGCGGCTGTTTCTCGGCGGCGATGTCAGGAGCTGGCTGTATACGATCCTGACCAATTTGAACAAGAACCGGCGTCGGTCGCTGGCACGGCGGCCGCAGTTTATGCCGCTGCTCGACAACAATCCGGACGCCAGCGGCACCGAGGCGGAGGGCCGCGACATTGCGCGCGCGCTGGCCACGCTGGTGGAAGAGCAGCGCTCGGTGCTGCTGCTGGTGATGCTGGAAGGGCTTAGCTACCGCGAGGTCGCCGACATCCAGGGCGTGCCGATCGGCACCGTAATGTCCCGGCTTGCCCGCGCACGCGCCCATGTCAAGGCGTCGCTCGAGGGCGAGCGCGCGGCGCTGCGGCGGGTGAAATGA
- a CDS encoding anti-sigma factor family protein, with the protein MIDRNIPVTEDELHAYVDDELPAERRGDVEAWLASHPDDAVRVQSWRTMAEALHARYDSVIDEAVPKRLDIERLVRQPRKWVYGAVAATLAAFVIGGSVGWLARGAAAAPSALQNFTMDAIEAHRLYVVEVRHPVEVPGSERSHLQQWLTKRCGWIVRAPELTGAGLKLVGGRLLPGSVGPASFLMYESASGERFTIYTAKSAAGAMQMRYAAQGKESSLFWADDGVIYAVVSTGTDRGRLTQIAQAVYDQMEKKG; encoded by the coding sequence ATGATCGATCGCAATATCCCCGTCACCGAAGACGAGCTGCATGCTTACGTCGACGACGAGCTGCCGGCGGAACGCCGTGGCGACGTCGAAGCGTGGCTCGCCTCGCATCCCGACGATGCCGTGCGGGTGCAGTCGTGGCGCACGATGGCGGAAGCGCTGCATGCCAGGTACGATTCGGTCATCGACGAGGCGGTGCCGAAACGGCTCGATATCGAACGGCTGGTGCGGCAACCGCGCAAATGGGTGTACGGCGCGGTGGCAGCCACGCTGGCGGCGTTTGTGATCGGCGGCAGCGTTGGCTGGCTGGCACGCGGCGCGGCTGCTGCGCCGTCGGCATTGCAGAATTTTACGATGGATGCGATCGAGGCGCACCGGCTCTATGTCGTCGAAGTCCGCCATCCCGTCGAAGTGCCAGGCAGCGAACGTAGCCATCTGCAGCAATGGCTAACCAAGCGCTGCGGCTGGATCGTCCGCGCACCCGAACTGACGGGTGCGGGGTTGAAGCTGGTCGGCGGACGGTTGTTGCCGGGTTCGGTAGGGCCGGCCTCGTTCCTGATGTATGAGAGCGCCTCGGGCGAGCGCTTCACGATCTACACTGCGAAGTCAGCCGCCGGGGCGATGCAGATGCGATACGCGGCGCAGGGCAAGGAGAGTTCACTGTTCTGGGCCGATGACGGGGTCATCTATGCGGTGGTTTCCACCGGAACCGACCGGGGCCGGCTCACCCAGATCGCCCAAGCCGTCTACGACCAGATGGAAAAGAAGGGCTAA
- a CDS encoding DnaJ C-terminal domain-containing protein: MRDPYEVLGVTRGASAAAIKSAYRKLAKKHHPDNNKNDPKAAARFSEINSANEIIGDEDKRKQFDRGEIDAEGKPRFQGFPGGGRAGGPGGFESYSFRSGGSPGGMGGAGFEDILNSMFGGAARSGRAGGSRSFEFDTGGIGLDLDLNVAMTVSLEESVKGGEKRVRLPTGKELNVRIPAGVTAGQQIRLKGQGETAPGHPPGDLLITVSIAPHPLFKVDGSDLRLELPITLYEAVLGGKVRVPTLGSAVELSIPKNTSSGRTFRLKGKGLPKPGGTGDLFVITRIILPDGNDSELEALMHKWRDGHTYNPRSDFG, encoded by the coding sequence ATGCGCGACCCCTATGAGGTCTTGGGGGTGACGCGGGGCGCCAGCGCTGCGGCGATCAAGAGTGCCTATCGCAAGCTCGCCAAGAAGCATCACCCGGACAACAACAAGAACGACCCGAAGGCGGCTGCCCGCTTTTCCGAGATCAATTCGGCCAACGAGATCATCGGCGACGAGGACAAGCGCAAGCAGTTCGACCGCGGCGAGATCGATGCCGAGGGCAAGCCGCGCTTCCAAGGTTTTCCCGGTGGCGGCCGCGCCGGCGGGCCCGGCGGCTTCGAGTCCTACAGCTTCCGCTCGGGCGGGAGTCCCGGCGGCATGGGCGGGGCCGGCTTTGAGGATATCCTCAACAGCATGTTCGGCGGCGCAGCCAGGAGCGGACGAGCCGGCGGCAGCCGGAGCTTTGAATTCGATACCGGCGGAATCGGCCTCGATCTCGATCTGAACGTCGCGATGACGGTATCGCTGGAAGAGTCCGTCAAGGGCGGGGAAAAGCGCGTCCGTCTGCCGACCGGCAAGGAGCTCAACGTCAGGATTCCCGCAGGCGTCACCGCCGGTCAGCAGATCCGGCTGAAGGGGCAGGGCGAAACCGCGCCGGGTCACCCGCCGGGTGATCTTCTGATTACCGTCAGCATCGCCCCGCATCCCCTCTTCAAGGTCGATGGCAGCGATTTGCGCCTGGAGCTGCCCATCACGCTCTATGAGGCGGTGCTGGGCGGCAAGGTCCGCGTGCCCACCCTGGGCAGCGCGGTCGAGCTCTCGATTCCGAAAAATACCTCGAGCGGCCGCACCTTCCGCCTCAAGGGCAAGGGCCTGCCCAAGCCCGGGGGAACCGGGGATCTGTTCGTCATCACCCGAATTATTTTGCCCGATGGGAACGATAGCGAGCTTGAGGCATTGATGCACAAGTGGCGCGATGGCCACACGTACAATCCACGCAGCGATTTCGGCTGA
- a CDS encoding RT0821/Lpp0805 family surface protein: protein MTLILIGLGSGGCSLSRPDAYARTDAADVTGALGKRPASPQVPTESDLAFARTAASDVLTRGNKDSSQPWENPETGARGSVTPLSQAYSAEDGRTCRDFLASYVNGRSESWLQGAACKAGHGRWEIHTIKPWTRG from the coding sequence ATGACGTTGATTTTGATCGGTCTCGGCTCGGGTGGCTGCAGCCTGTCGCGCCCGGATGCCTACGCCAGGACGGATGCCGCCGATGTTACGGGGGCGCTGGGCAAGCGACCGGCCTCCCCGCAGGTGCCGACCGAGAGCGATCTCGCCTTTGCCCGCACCGCCGCTTCCGACGTGCTGACCAGGGGCAACAAGGATTCCAGCCAGCCTTGGGAAAATCCGGAGACCGGCGCGCGCGGCTCGGTGACGCCACTGTCGCAGGCCTATTCTGCGGAAGACGGGCGCACCTGCCGGGATTTCCTGGCGAGCTACGTCAACGGCCGCTCGGAAAGCTGGCTGCAGGGCGCCGCCTGCAAGGCCGGCCATGGCCGATGGGAAATCCATACGATCAAGCCCTGGACGAGGGGATGA
- the pdxH gene encoding pyridoxamine 5'-phosphate oxidase yields the protein MTDTTSIKHPTPLTSGDFTAAEEPFALFAEWFAEAVKSEPNDPNAMALATVDSDGLPDVRMVLMKGYDADGFVFYSHIASQKGRELAANPKAALLFHWKSLRRQVRIRGNVSPVTDEEADAYFATRPKQAQIGAWASKQSQPLESRFAFEQAIALVAARYVLGEVPRPQGWSGWRITPQRFEFWHDRPYRLHDRIEFRRDAPAHAWSKVRLYP from the coding sequence ATGACGGACACGACCTCCATCAAACACCCGACACCGTTAACATCGGGTGATTTTACCGCGGCCGAGGAACCGTTTGCGCTGTTCGCCGAATGGTTTGCAGAAGCCGTGAAGTCCGAGCCGAACGATCCCAACGCGATGGCGCTGGCGACCGTCGACAGCGACGGGCTGCCCGATGTCCGGATGGTGCTGATGAAGGGCTATGATGCGGATGGTTTTGTGTTCTACAGCCACATCGCCAGCCAGAAGGGCCGCGAACTCGCCGCAAATCCCAAGGCGGCTTTACTATTTCACTGGAAGTCGCTGCGCCGTCAGGTGCGCATCCGCGGCAACGTATCGCCGGTAACGGATGAGGAAGCCGACGCCTATTTCGCGACGCGTCCAAAGCAGGCGCAGATCGGCGCCTGGGCCAGCAAGCAGTCGCAGCCGCTCGAGAGCCGCTTCGCCTTCGAGCAGGCGATCGCGCTGGTCGCGGCCAGATACGTCCTCGGCGAAGTGCCGCGCCCGCAGGGGTGGAGCGGCTGGCGCATTACGCCCCAGCGTTTCGAATTCTGGCACGACCGACCGTACCGCCTGCACGACCGCATCGAATTCCGCCGCGATGCGCCGGCACACGCCTGGAGCAAGGTGCGGCTCTATCCCTAG
- a CDS encoding SDR family NAD(P)-dependent oxidoreductase — MPSSSNAPRRTLLLTGASRGIGHATAIRFSSAGWRVITCSRHAFPEVCPWGAGPEDHIEVDLGSHDDTVRAISEIRRRLENDELHALVNNAAISPKAPDGGRLGTMNTDIETWSHVFHVNFFAPIMIARGLIEELKHARGAVVNVTSIAGSRVHPFAGAAYATSKAALAALTREMAFDFGRVGVRVNAIAPGEIDTSILSPGTEKIVEQQIPMHRLGTPDEVAKIIYVLCTETSSYVNGAEIHINGGQHV, encoded by the coding sequence ATGCCCTCTTCATCCAACGCGCCGCGGCGCACGTTGCTCTTGACCGGTGCCAGCCGCGGCATCGGTCATGCCACCGCGATCCGGTTCTCCTCGGCCGGCTGGCGCGTCATCACCTGTTCGCGGCACGCCTTCCCGGAAGTCTGCCCGTGGGGCGCAGGCCCTGAGGACCACATCGAGGTCGACCTCGGCAGCCACGACGACACCGTGCGCGCGATTTCGGAGATCCGCAGGCGGCTCGAGAACGACGAACTGCATGCGCTCGTCAACAACGCGGCAATCTCGCCGAAGGCGCCGGACGGCGGCCGTCTCGGCACCATGAACACCGACATCGAGACCTGGAGCCACGTCTTTCACGTCAACTTCTTCGCGCCGATCATGATCGCGCGCGGCCTGATCGAGGAGTTGAAACACGCCAGGGGCGCCGTGGTGAACGTCACCTCGATCGCGGGCTCGCGTGTGCACCCGTTCGCGGGCGCAGCCTATGCGACGTCGAAGGCGGCGCTTGCCGCGCTGACGCGCGAGATGGCGTTCGACTTCGGTCGCGTCGGCGTTCGCGTCAACGCGATCGCGCCGGGCGAGATCGACACCTCGATCCTGTCGCCGGGCACCGAGAAGATCGTCGAGCAGCAGATTCCGATGCATCGCCTCGGCACGCCGGACGAGGTGGCGAAGATCATCTACGTGTTGTGTACGGAAACCAGTTCGTACGTGAACGGCGCCGAGATTCACATCAACGGCGGTCAGCACGTTTAG
- a CDS encoding magnesium transporter CorA family protein has product MFSVFVPFDSTLKKLPATDPAALPDNAVWIDLLNPTMQEDRAVERLAGIAVPTREDMQEIEISSRLYIENGARFMTATLMCQSDTDMPRTTAVTFILAGHRLVTVRYDEPKPFALVEHKLARSCPPGISGEMVLMELLDAVIDRCADILERAGAEVDQVSHDIFEPESERQAKQYAQILIAIGRKGDLVSKIRESLVSIGRVVTFLSAVVEGVKWSKDMREQLKTMQRDVGSLTDHASYLSNKITFALDAMLGVVNLQQNNIIKLFSVMAVVLMPPTLIASIYGMNFRMMPELEWPHGYPMALVMMLMAAVLPYLLFKWKKWL; this is encoded by the coding sequence ATGTTTTCGGTGTTTGTTCCCTTCGATTCCACCCTCAAGAAGCTCCCGGCCACGGACCCAGCGGCGCTGCCGGACAATGCGGTCTGGATCGACCTGTTGAACCCGACGATGCAGGAGGACCGCGCGGTCGAGCGGCTGGCCGGGATCGCGGTGCCGACCCGGGAAGACATGCAGGAAATCGAGATTTCCAGCCGGCTCTACATTGAGAACGGCGCCCGCTTCATGACCGCGACGCTGATGTGCCAATCCGACACCGATATGCCGAGGACCACGGCCGTCACCTTCATCCTCGCCGGTCACCGTCTGGTGACGGTGCGCTACGACGAGCCGAAGCCGTTTGCTCTCGTCGAGCACAAGCTGGCGCGCTCATGCCCGCCGGGCATATCCGGCGAAATGGTGCTGATGGAACTGCTCGATGCGGTGATCGACCGCTGTGCCGACATTCTCGAGCGCGCCGGCGCCGAGGTCGACCAGGTGTCTCACGACATCTTCGAGCCCGAAAGCGAACGGCAAGCCAAGCAATATGCGCAGATATTGATCGCGATCGGGCGCAAGGGGGATCTGGTCTCGAAGATCCGCGAAAGCCTGGTCTCGATCGGTCGCGTCGTCACCTTCCTCTCGGCGGTGGTCGAAGGCGTCAAATGGTCCAAGGACATGCGCGAGCAGCTCAAGACCATGCAGCGCGACGTCGGTTCCCTGACTGACCACGCCTCCTATCTCTCTAACAAGATCACCTTCGCCCTCGATGCCATGCTCGGCGTCGTCAATCTCCAGCAGAACAATATCATCAAGCTGTTCTCGGTGATGGCGGTGGTGCTGATGCCGCCGACGCTGATCGCTTCGATCTACGGCATGAACTTCAGGATGATGCCGGAACTCGAATGGCCGCACGGCTACCCGATGGCGCTTGTCATGATGCTCATGGCAGCCGTGCTGCCATACTTGCTCTTCAAGTGGAAGAAGTGGCTGTAG
- a CDS encoding L,D-transpeptidase — MSSLKVILGLLAAGLALSGCMPATTYQAAPEATLKPNDKAQLAKARYAAVKPPEAFRRAIVDYHRKELPGTIVVDSDNHYLYLVQDGGKAIRYGVTVGEEALAFSGIARVGNMAEWPKWTPTADIHKRIEGLPASVPGGVDNPLGARALYLYQGSRDTLFRIHGTNQPEYIGASISSGCIRMTNEDVIDLYSRVKTGTVVVVLEPKQGDSPFNSKMALQGGGNSGPMAQ; from the coding sequence ATGTCGTCGCTGAAAGTAATTTTGGGGCTGCTCGCCGCCGGTCTTGCCCTGTCCGGCTGCATGCCGGCAACCACCTATCAAGCCGCCCCTGAAGCCACCCTCAAGCCGAACGACAAGGCCCAGCTCGCCAAGGCGCGCTACGCCGCGGTCAAGCCCCCGGAGGCGTTCCGCCGCGCCATTGTCGACTATCACCGCAAGGAACTGCCCGGAACAATCGTCGTCGATTCCGACAACCACTACCTCTATCTGGTCCAGGACGGCGGCAAGGCGATCCGCTATGGCGTCACCGTCGGCGAGGAAGCCCTCGCATTCTCGGGCATCGCGCGCGTCGGCAACATGGCGGAATGGCCGAAATGGACGCCGACCGCCGACATTCACAAGCGTATCGAAGGCCTGCCGGCTTCCGTGCCCGGCGGCGTCGACAATCCGCTCGGCGCCCGCGCGCTCTATTTGTACCAGGGCAGCCGCGATACGTTGTTCCGCATCCACGGCACCAACCAGCCGGAATATATCGGCGCCTCGATCTCGTCGGGCTGCATCCGCATGACCAATGAGGACGTCATCGACCTCTACAGCCGGGTGAAGACCGGTACCGTGGTCGTCGTGCTGGAGCCCAAGCAGGGCGACTCGCCGTTCAATTCCAAGATGGCGCTGCAGGGCGGCGGCAACAGCGGCCCGATGGCGCAATAG
- a CDS encoding extensin family protein gives MNFTAQKASRKWANGAFGRIAPAMVTAAAAALLIGMPVEPAWAAKASRAAPWDNLFREFQPRARGKARRVVVPLPKPRPAEAPSAKPEGPAEKEQAAPEKDKTREQAAPAPEPTPQPSACRLALTDEVAIAPSIPDIRGANGCGGEDLVRLEAIVLPDKRRVSVKPAAILRCTMASALADWIRKDIAPVAERLGSSVSDLDNFDSYECRGRNRIVGAKLSEHGRANALDVRAFKLANGRLISLTDRTVPRELRETVLHSACARFSTVLGPGSDWYHEDHIHLDLMERRGNYRICQWDVWDPLPQRAPLLPAERPEEAPSREVAAKPDDAKSDMNKSDVNKSGANKSDAKPDAAKPDAEESNREKSDQAEPPREEKPATKKRRQNRRS, from the coding sequence ATGAACTTTACCGCGCAGAAAGCAAGCCGAAAATGGGCTAATGGCGCCTTTGGCCGCATTGCACCGGCAATGGTTACCGCTGCCGCCGCGGCGCTATTGATTGGCATGCCAGTCGAGCCGGCCTGGGCGGCCAAAGCGTCGCGCGCTGCGCCGTGGGACAATCTGTTCAGGGAGTTTCAGCCGCGTGCACGAGGAAAGGCACGCCGCGTGGTGGTGCCTCTGCCGAAGCCGCGCCCTGCGGAGGCGCCGTCTGCCAAGCCTGAGGGGCCGGCCGAGAAGGAGCAGGCGGCGCCTGAGAAGGACAAAACGAGGGAGCAGGCGGCGCCTGCACCGGAGCCCACGCCACAACCATCCGCGTGCCGCCTGGCGCTGACGGACGAAGTCGCCATTGCGCCCAGCATCCCGGACATCCGCGGCGCCAACGGCTGCGGCGGCGAGGACCTGGTGCGGCTCGAGGCGATCGTGCTGCCGGACAAGCGGCGGGTGTCGGTGAAGCCTGCGGCGATCCTGCGCTGTACCATGGCTTCAGCGCTGGCCGACTGGATCCGGAAAGACATTGCGCCGGTGGCAGAACGCCTCGGCAGTTCGGTCTCCGATCTCGACAATTTCGATTCGTACGAGTGCCGCGGCCGTAACCGCATCGTCGGCGCAAAACTCTCCGAGCACGGCCGCGCCAACGCGCTTGATGTGCGCGCCTTCAAGCTCGCCAACGGCCGCCTGATCTCGCTGACGGACCGCACGGTGCCGCGGGAATTGCGCGAGACCGTGCTGCACTCCGCCTGCGCGCGGTTCTCGACGGTGCTCGGCCCGGGCTCGGATTGGTACCACGAGGATCACATCCATCTCGATCTGATGGAAAGGCGCGGCAACTACCGGATCTGCCAATGGGACGTCTGGGACCCGCTGCCGCAGAGAGCGCCGCTATTGCCGGCAGAACGGCCCGAAGAAGCGCCGTCGCGCGAGGTCGCCGCCAAGCCCGACGACGCCAAGTCGGACATGAACAAGTCGGACGTGAACAAGTCTGGCGCGAACAAGTCTGATGCGAAGCCCGATGCTGCCAAGCCGGACGCTGAGGAATCGAATCGCGAGAAGTCGGATCAGGCCGAGCCGCCGCGCGAAGAGAAGCCCGCAACGAAAAAGCGCCGGCAAAACCGGCGCTCCTGA